The Rhodoferax sediminis genome has a segment encoding these proteins:
- a CDS encoding citrate synthase → MKLADNKATLSFSNGSPSVELPVYQGSVGPDVVDIRKLYAQTGMFTYDPGFLSTAACQSAITYIDGDKGELLYRGYPIEQLAVNCDYMETCHLLLYGELPTAAGKKDFSRLVTMHTMVNEQMQLFMRGFFRSAHPMAIMTGLVGALSAFYHDSTDITNPEHREISAIRLIAKMPTLVAMAHKYTVGQPYMYPRNDLSYSANFLHMMFATPCEEYKVSPVLERAMDRIFTLHADHEQNASTSTVRLCGSSGTNPFAAIAAGVACLWGPAHGGANEAALNMLENIQKNGGVEKIGDFIKQVKDKDSGVKLMGFGHRVYKNYDPRAKLMQETCKEVLKEMGLENDPLFKLAMALEKIALEDDYFVSRKLYPNVDFYSGIVQRAIGIPVSLFTAVFALARTVGWIAQLNEMIGDPEYKIGRPRQLFTGAVKRDVQPIAKR, encoded by the coding sequence ATGAAACTAGCTGACAACAAAGCCACCCTGTCGTTTAGCAACGGCAGCCCGAGCGTCGAGTTACCGGTGTACCAGGGCAGTGTGGGACCGGACGTGGTCGATATCCGCAAGCTGTATGCCCAGACCGGCATGTTTACCTACGATCCGGGCTTTCTGTCCACGGCGGCCTGCCAGTCGGCCATCACCTACATCGATGGCGACAAGGGTGAGTTGCTGTACCGCGGCTACCCGATCGAGCAGTTGGCCGTCAACTGCGACTACATGGAAACCTGCCATCTGCTGTTGTACGGGGAGTTGCCCACCGCCGCCGGCAAGAAGGACTTCTCGCGTCTCGTGACCATGCACACCATGGTCAACGAGCAGATGCAGCTGTTCATGCGCGGCTTCTTCCGCAGCGCCCACCCCATGGCCATCATGACCGGCCTGGTCGGCGCGCTGTCGGCCTTCTATCACGACAGCACGGATATCACCAACCCCGAGCACCGCGAGATCTCCGCGATCCGACTGATCGCCAAGATGCCCACCCTGGTGGCCATGGCGCACAAGTACACCGTAGGCCAGCCCTACATGTACCCGCGCAACGACCTGAGCTACTCCGCCAACTTCCTGCACATGATGTTTGCCACACCGTGCGAGGAATACAAGGTCAGCCCGGTGCTCGAGCGCGCCATGGACCGCATCTTCACGCTGCATGCCGATCACGAACAGAACGCCTCCACCTCCACCGTGCGCCTGTGCGGCTCGTCGGGCACCAATCCGTTCGCCGCGATCGCGGCCGGCGTGGCCTGCCTGTGGGGCCCCGCTCACGGCGGCGCCAATGAGGCCGCCCTCAACATGCTGGAAAACATCCAGAAAAACGGCGGCGTCGAGAAAATCGGCGACTTCATCAAGCAGGTCAAGGACAAGGACTCCGGTGTCAAGCTGATGGGTTTTGGCCATCGCGTGTACAAAAACTACGACCCGCGCGCCAAGCTGATGCAGGAAACCTGCAAGGAAGTGCTGAAGGAAATGGGGCTGGAGAACGACCCCCTGTTCAAGCTGGCGATGGCGCTTGAAAAGATCGCCCTGGAAGACGACTATTTCGTCTCGCGCAAGCTCTACCCCAATGTCGACTTCTACTCGGGCATCGTGCAGCGCGCCATCGGCATCCCGGTGTCGCTGTTCACCGCGGTCTTCGCGCTGGCCCGCACCGTGGGCTGGATCGCCCAGCTCAACGAGATGATCGGCGACCCCGAGTACAAGATTGGCCGCCCGCGCCAGCTGTTTACCGGCGCGGTCAAGCGCGATGTGCAGCCGATTGCCAAGCGCTGA
- a CDS encoding succinate dehydrogenase assembly factor 2, producing the protein MHMANERLDERALSKLKWRCRRGLLENDIFIERFFNRYEESLTIRQAQGLGALMDLSDNDLLDLHLSRKTLAQVSPELDRADVLEVLNQLRDNR; encoded by the coding sequence ATGCATATGGCGAACGAGCGCTTGGATGAGCGGGCCTTGAGCAAGCTCAAGTGGCGCTGCCGCCGCGGTTTGCTGGAAAATGACATCTTCATCGAACGGTTTTTCAACCGGTATGAGGAAAGCCTGACCATCCGGCAAGCCCAGGGGCTCGGTGCTCTAATGGATCTCAGCGACAACGACCTGCTGGACCTGCACCTGTCACGCAAAACCCTGGCCCAGGTGAGCCCGGAACTGGATCGCGCCGACGTGCTCGAAGTATTGAATCAATTACGAGATAACCGCTGA
- the asd gene encoding aspartate-semialdehyde dehydrogenase, whose protein sequence is MKVGNLVGLVGWRGMVGSVLLDRMQAEGDFGLIEPVFFSTSNAGGKAPAQAKNESTLKDAHDIAALKKCDIIITAQGGDYTAEIFPKLRAAGWNGHWIDAASTLRMKDDAIIILDPVNLPVIKSALARGGQNWIGGNCTVSCMLMGVGALYKAGLVEWMTAMTYQAASGGGAQHMRELLTQFGTLNHEVRALLDDPKSAILEIDRKILARQQSLSAAETAHFGVPLAGSLIPWIDKDLGIGKNPDDAEWGMSKEEWKAGAETNKILGQGAAFGTPHTPVDGFCVRIGAMRCHSQALTFKLKKDVPTADIEALIAADNAWVKVVPNTREATIHDLTPVAVTGTLGIPVGRIRKLAMGPEYVGAFTVGDQLLWGAAEPLRRMLRILLDA, encoded by the coding sequence ATGAAGGTTGGTAATCTCGTAGGGTTGGTGGGCTGGCGCGGCATGGTCGGCTCCGTGCTGCTGGACCGGATGCAGGCGGAAGGCGACTTCGGTCTGATCGAGCCGGTGTTTTTCTCGACCTCCAACGCGGGCGGAAAAGCCCCGGCGCAGGCGAAGAACGAGTCCACACTCAAGGATGCGCACGACATCGCCGCGCTCAAGAAGTGCGACATCATCATCACCGCCCAGGGCGGTGACTACACCGCCGAGATTTTCCCCAAGCTGCGCGCGGCCGGCTGGAACGGTCACTGGATCGACGCCGCCTCCACCCTGCGCATGAAGGATGACGCCATCATCATCCTCGATCCGGTGAACCTGCCGGTCATCAAGAGCGCGCTGGCCAGGGGCGGCCAGAACTGGATCGGCGGCAACTGCACGGTGAGCTGCATGCTGATGGGCGTGGGCGCGCTGTACAAGGCCGGTTTGGTCGAGTGGATGACCGCCATGACCTATCAGGCCGCATCTGGCGGCGGCGCCCAGCACATGCGCGAGCTGCTGACCCAGTTCGGCACCCTGAACCACGAAGTGCGCGCCCTCTTGGACGACCCCAAGTCGGCCATCCTGGAGATCGACCGCAAGATCCTGGCCCGGCAGCAGTCGCTGTCCGCCGCCGAGACCGCCCACTTCGGCGTGCCGCTGGCCGGTTCGCTGATTCCCTGGATCGACAAGGATCTGGGTATCGGGAAAAACCCGGACGATGCCGAGTGGGGCATGAGCAAGGAAGAATGGAAGGCCGGTGCCGAGACCAACAAGATTCTGGGCCAGGGCGCCGCATTCGGAACACCGCACACCCCCGTGGACGGCTTTTGCGTGCGCATCGGCGCGATGCGCTGCCACAGCCAGGCGCTGACCTTCAAGCTCAAGAAAGACGTCCCGACCGCCGACATCGAGGCCCTGATCGCCGCCGACAACGCCTGGGTCAAGGTGGTGCCAAACACGCGCGAGGCGACCATTCACGACCTGACGCCGGTGGCGGTGACCGGCACGCTGGGCATCCCGGTCGGGCGCATCCGCAAGCTCGCGATGGGCCCTGAGTACGTGGGCGCTTTCACCGTCGGCGACCAGTTGCTCTGGGGCGCCGCCGAGCCGCTGCGGCGCATGCTGCGCATCCTGCTGGACGCCTGA
- a CDS encoding LysR family transcriptional regulator, translating to MKPTERNFARRIDLTSLQLFVAVCELGSIGRAAEREFIAASAVSKRLSDLEATLDTPLLYRHTRGVDLTPAGESLLHHARSVLFSLEKMQGELSEYADGVRGHVRVHANISAIVQFLPEDLGTFVRKHEQVKIDLEEHLSMDVIRAVQEGAADLGICNTAVTGSSGPGELQTRPYRHDRLVLIVPKAHVLSTLSAINFIETLDFDHVGLHATSSIYLAMRQAAAQAGRTIRLRIRVTGLDAMCRMIHNGLGVGVIPQRAFELMQGVGDLACVPLNDDWALRQIDLVARDFATLPVTARLLVEHLGARAAPQP from the coding sequence ATGAAACCCACCGAACGCAACTTTGCCCGCCGCATTGACCTGACCTCGCTGCAACTTTTTGTGGCGGTGTGCGAGCTCGGCAGCATCGGCCGGGCCGCCGAGCGCGAATTCATCGCCGCCTCGGCCGTGAGCAAGCGGCTCAGCGATCTCGAGGCCACTCTGGACACGCCGCTCCTGTACCGCCACACGCGCGGCGTCGACCTGACGCCGGCCGGCGAGAGCCTGCTGCACCACGCGCGCTCGGTGCTGTTCAGCCTGGAAAAAATGCAGGGCGAACTCAGCGAGTACGCCGACGGCGTGCGCGGCCACGTGCGCGTGCACGCCAACATTTCAGCCATCGTGCAGTTCCTGCCCGAAGACCTGGGCACCTTCGTGCGCAAGCACGAGCAGGTCAAGATCGACCTGGAAGAGCATCTCAGCATGGACGTGATCCGTGCCGTGCAGGAAGGCGCCGCCGATCTGGGCATCTGCAACACCGCTGTAACAGGCAGCAGCGGCCCGGGCGAGCTGCAAACGCGGCCCTACCGGCATGACCGTTTGGTGCTTATTGTGCCCAAAGCCCATGTGTTGTCTACGCTTTCAGCTATCAATTTTATAGAAACACTGGATTTTGACCATGTCGGCCTGCACGCCACCAGCTCGATCTACCTCGCCATGCGGCAGGCCGCGGCGCAGGCCGGGCGCACCATCCGGCTGCGCATCCGCGTGACCGGGCTGGACGCCATGTGCCGCATGATCCACAACGGCCTGGGCGTCGGCGTGATTCCACAGCGCGCCTTCGAGTTGATGCAGGGCGTGGGCGATCTGGCCTGCGTGCCTTTGAACGACGACTGGGCGCTGCGCCAGATCGACCTGGTGGCGCGCGACTTCGCCACCTTGCCCGTCACCGCGCGCCTGCTGGTCGAGCACCTCGGCGCGCGCGCCGCGCCACAGCCATAA
- a CDS encoding FimV/HubP family polar landmark protein, translated as MRKSCGWQAGAIAAAIAVSFGLAATDAHALALGRLTVQSALGEPLRAEIDIPDINAEEAASLRATVASPDAFKAAGLEYNAAVSRLQISLQRRPDGRSYLSLRSDRAVNDPFIDVILEANWSTGRIVRDYTMLFDPNLTRQLAPVQPTAPQTSAAAMPPAPAMAAPSARRAPSRPAPAPRATSPAPSGAGNQVTVNRGDTAGRIAAANKPDNVSLDQMLVALLRTNPQAFIAGNVNRIKAGAVLTLPDAQQASATPAGEAQKTIIAQSRDFNEFRHKLAEGAPTMQMAAADRKAGGQLQANVEEKAPAATSPDKLTLSKGAVQGKAAEDSTLAARKARDAEARVAELSKNITELSKLEAASTAAGSAPALAASAATGGVAVAAGEASTAASAAAAATAASEAVAPVAAAASAAAAPAPAVVASAPAPAKVAPTPAPETSFMSELLDNPLAPVAAGGLIALLAGFGFYRARQRKKAGPVDSSFLESRLQPDSFFGSSGGQSVDTTKAAVPSSSMVYSASQLDAAGDVDPVAEADVYLAYGRDLQAEEILKEAIRTNPSRVAIHAKLLEIYAKRRDVKTFELVATEAYNLTAGESPEWEQICKLGQDLDPANPLYQPGGHPPAQDGAPAFGKAPVNDMVSTMPRTLQPALSQSPVPLDLDLDFSADDAPAPPTASRPGLGVDDVVPHMQPAEPTVTINAPTSASVPLDMDFSAATSGLQHSVAAADAAPVHDSGMIEFDMNSLSLSLDLDAAPADAALLASHESAHEPIHDPLATKLALAEEFRAIGDSDGARALAEEVIAQASGSLKARAQQLIAELR; from the coding sequence ATGAGAAAGTCATGCGGCTGGCAGGCGGGCGCCATCGCGGCCGCCATCGCCGTGTCTTTTGGTCTGGCCGCCACCGACGCCCACGCGCTGGCGCTGGGTCGTCTCACGGTCCAGTCGGCCCTGGGTGAGCCGTTGCGGGCCGAAATCGACATTCCGGACATCAATGCCGAAGAAGCCGCCAGCCTGCGCGCCACCGTGGCCTCTCCCGATGCCTTCAAAGCGGCCGGGCTCGAATACAACGCCGCCGTTTCCCGCTTGCAGATCAGCCTGCAGCGCCGCCCCGATGGGCGCTCTTACTTGAGCCTGCGCAGCGATCGCGCCGTCAACGACCCGTTCATCGACGTCATCCTCGAAGCCAACTGGTCGACCGGGCGCATCGTGCGCGACTACACGATGCTGTTCGACCCGAACCTGACGCGGCAACTGGCTCCGGTTCAGCCAACGGCGCCCCAGACTTCTGCCGCTGCCATGCCGCCGGCTCCGGCCATGGCGGCACCGTCAGCGCGCCGCGCGCCAAGCCGCCCCGCGCCGGCGCCGCGCGCTACGAGTCCGGCGCCGTCGGGTGCCGGCAACCAGGTAACGGTGAACCGGGGCGACACGGCCGGCAGAATTGCGGCCGCCAACAAGCCGGACAATGTGTCGCTGGACCAAATGCTGGTCGCCCTTTTGCGGACCAATCCACAGGCCTTCATTGCCGGCAACGTGAACCGGATCAAGGCTGGTGCGGTGCTAACGCTGCCCGATGCGCAGCAGGCTTCCGCCACGCCGGCGGGTGAGGCGCAAAAAACCATCATCGCGCAGAGCCGGGATTTCAACGAATTCCGCCACAAGCTGGCCGAGGGTGCACCCACCATGCAGATGGCGGCAGCAGACCGCAAGGCCGGCGGCCAGTTGCAGGCCAATGTCGAAGAGAAAGCCCCCGCCGCCACTTCACCGGACAAGCTGACGCTCTCCAAAGGAGCGGTGCAGGGTAAGGCGGCCGAGGATAGTACGCTCGCCGCCCGCAAGGCCAGGGATGCCGAAGCGCGCGTGGCCGAACTGTCAAAAAACATCACCGAACTGAGCAAGCTGGAAGCGGCCTCGACCGCCGCCGGCTCGGCACCCGCCCTGGCCGCCAGTGCCGCAACGGGTGGTGTGGCGGTCGCCGCCGGTGAGGCCAGCACGGCCGCTTCGGCCGCAGCAGCCGCTACGGCGGCCTCCGAAGCAGTGGCACCCGTGGCCGCTGCCGCCAGCGCTGCGGCAGCGCCGGCGCCTGCCGTGGTCGCATCGGCTCCGGCCCCCGCCAAGGTGGCGCCTACACCGGCGCCCGAGACCAGCTTCATGAGCGAACTGCTCGACAACCCCCTGGCTCCGGTGGCTGCCGGCGGCCTGATCGCCCTGTTGGCAGGCTTTGGCTTCTACCGGGCACGCCAGCGCAAGAAGGCGGGCCCGGTGGACAGCTCCTTTCTGGAGAGCCGCCTGCAACCCGACTCGTTCTTCGGCTCCAGCGGTGGCCAGAGCGTTGACACCACCAAGGCGGCAGTGCCCAGCTCGTCCATGGTGTACTCCGCCAGCCAGCTCGATGCCGCGGGCGACGTCGACCCCGTGGCCGAGGCCGATGTGTACCTGGCCTATGGCCGTGACCTGCAGGCCGAGGAAATCCTCAAGGAAGCCATCCGCACCAACCCTTCGCGCGTGGCGATTCATGCCAAATTGCTGGAAATCTATGCCAAGCGGCGTGATGTCAAGACCTTCGAGTTGGTCGCCACCGAAGCCTACAATCTGACGGCGGGCGAGAGCCCCGAGTGGGAGCAGATCTGCAAACTCGGGCAGGATCTCGACCCGGCCAACCCTCTGTACCAGCCCGGCGGCCATCCGCCCGCGCAAGACGGCGCACCGGCTTTCGGCAAGGCGCCCGTCAACGACATGGTCAGCACCATGCCGCGCACCCTGCAGCCCGCGCTGTCCCAATCGCCGGTGCCCCTCGATCTTGACCTCGACTTCTCGGCCGACGATGCGCCAGCGCCGCCCACGGCAAGCCGGCCCGGCCTCGGTGTGGACGACGTGGTGCCGCACATGCAACCCGCAGAGCCAACAGTCACCATCAATGCCCCCACATCGGCATCGGTACCGCTGGACATGGATTTCAGCGCTGCCACGTCCGGCCTTCAGCACTCGGTCGCCGCCGCCGATGCTGCGCCGGTACATGACTCCGGCATGATCGAGTTCGACATGAATTCGCTGTCGCTGTCGCTGGATCTGGACGCCGCGCCGGCCGATGCTGCCCTGCTCGCGTCCCATGAATCCGCCCATGAACCCATCCATGACCCGCTGGCCACCAAACTGGCGCTGGCCGAAGAGTTCCGCGCCATTGGCGATTCGGACGGCGCGCGCGCGCTGGCCGAAGAAGTCATTGCCCAGGCATCGGGCAGCCTGAAGGCCCGTGCCCAGCAGCTGATTGCCGAGCTCCGCTGA
- the leuC gene encoding 3-isopropylmalate dehydratase large subunit has product MGRTLYDKIWDEHVVHTEEDGTAILYIDRHLVHEVTSPQAFEGLRQAGRKVWRVSSIVATADHNTPTTGWELGYDGITDPISREQVTTLDHNIAESGAAAYFPFLSRRQGIVHVIGPENGATLPGMTVVCGDSHTSTHGAFGALAHGIGTSEVEHVLATQTLLAKKAKNMLVKVNGTLARGITAKDIVLAIIGKIGTAGGTGYTIEFGGAAIRALSMEGRMTVCNMAIEAGARAGLVAVDEKTIAYLKGRLLAPTGVEWDQACAYWATLQSDADARFDTVVELDAADVTPQVTWGTSPEMVLGIDGRVPDPDKEKDANKRGAIERALTYMGLAPNKAIGDVYIDKVFIGSCTNSRIEDMREAAAMVKKLGQKVAKNVKLAMVVPGSGLVKEQAEREGLDAIFKAAGFEWREPGCSMCLAMNADRLEPGERCASTSNRNFEGRQGTGGRTHLVSPAMAAAAAVHGHFVDIRRFS; this is encoded by the coding sequence ATGGGACGCACTCTCTACGACAAAATCTGGGACGAACACGTCGTCCACACCGAGGAAGACGGCACCGCCATCCTCTACATCGACCGGCATCTGGTGCACGAAGTCACCAGCCCGCAGGCCTTCGAAGGCCTGCGCCAGGCGGGCCGCAAGGTCTGGCGCGTCAGTTCCATCGTCGCGACGGCCGATCACAACACGCCCACCACCGGCTGGGAACTGGGCTACGACGGCATTACCGATCCGATCAGCCGCGAGCAGGTCACCACGCTGGACCACAACATCGCCGAATCGGGCGCGGCCGCCTACTTTCCCTTCCTCTCCAGACGCCAGGGCATCGTGCACGTGATCGGCCCCGAAAACGGCGCCACCCTGCCCGGCATGACGGTGGTCTGCGGCGACTCGCACACCTCGACCCACGGCGCGTTCGGCGCACTGGCGCACGGCATCGGCACCAGCGAGGTCGAGCACGTGCTGGCCACGCAAACCCTGCTGGCGAAAAAGGCCAAAAACATGCTGGTGAAAGTGAACGGCACGCTGGCGCGCGGCATCACCGCGAAGGACATCGTGCTCGCCATCATCGGCAAGATCGGCACCGCCGGCGGCACCGGCTACACCATCGAATTCGGCGGTGCGGCAATTCGCGCGCTGAGCATGGAAGGCCGCATGACCGTGTGCAACATGGCCATAGAAGCCGGGGCCCGCGCGGGGCTGGTGGCCGTGGACGAAAAAACCATCGCCTACCTGAAGGGCCGCCTGCTCGCGCCCACCGGCGTCGAATGGGACCAGGCCTGCGCCTACTGGGCCACGCTGCAGTCCGATGCCGACGCCCGCTTCGACACGGTGGTCGAACTCGACGCCGCCGACGTCACGCCGCAGGTGACCTGGGGCACCTCGCCCGAAATGGTGCTGGGCATCGATGGCCGCGTGCCCGACCCGGACAAGGAAAAAGACGCCAACAAGCGCGGCGCGATCGAACGCGCGCTGACCTACATGGGCCTGGCGCCCAACAAGGCCATCGGCGACGTCTACATCGACAAGGTCTTCATCGGCTCGTGCACCAATTCGCGCATCGAAGACATGCGCGAGGCCGCGGCCATGGTGAAAAAACTGGGGCAAAAGGTCGCGAAAAACGTCAAGCTCGCCATGGTGGTGCCGGGCTCCGGCCTGGTCAAGGAACAGGCCGAGCGCGAGGGGCTCGATGCCATTTTCAAGGCCGCCGGCTTCGAATGGCGCGAACCGGGCTGCTCCATGTGCCTGGCCATGAACGCCGACCGGCTCGAGCCCGGCGAGCGCTGCGCCTCCACCAGCAACCGCAATTTCGAGGGTCGCCAGGGCACCGGCGGGCGCACCCACCTGGTCAGCCCCGCGATGGCCGCCGCCGCCGCGGTGCATGGCCATTTTGTCGACATCCGCCGGTTTTCCTGA
- the leuB gene encoding 3-isopropylmalate dehydrogenase, which produces MKIAVLPGDGIGVEIVAEAIKVLEVLDLPFEMESALVGGAAYEAHGHPLPESTLKLAKAADAILFGAVGDWKFDKLERALRPEQAILGLRKNLGLFANFRPAICYEQLVGASSLKPELIAGLDILIIRELTGDIYFGQPRGRRTAVDGHFPGAEEAFDTMRYSRPEIERIAHVAFQAARKRSKRVTSVDKANVLETFQLWKDVVTEVGREYPDVALDHMYVDNAAMQLVKAPKKFDVVVTGNMFGDILSDEAAMLTGSIGMLPSASLNASNQGLYEPSHGSAPDIAGQGIANPLATILSAAMMLRFSLNQPQAADRIESAVKDVLVSGLRTADIYSDGTTKVGTREMGDAVVGAITKKTTKG; this is translated from the coding sequence ATGAAAATTGCAGTACTGCCGGGTGACGGCATCGGGGTTGAGATCGTGGCCGAAGCCATCAAGGTGCTGGAAGTCCTCGATCTCCCGTTCGAGATGGAATCCGCACTGGTCGGCGGCGCCGCCTACGAAGCCCATGGCCACCCGCTGCCAGAGTCCACGCTCAAGCTTGCCAAGGCCGCCGACGCCATACTGTTCGGCGCCGTGGGCGACTGGAAATTCGACAAGCTGGAGCGTGCGCTGCGCCCCGAGCAGGCGATTTTGGGCCTGCGCAAGAACCTGGGCCTGTTTGCCAATTTCCGCCCGGCCATTTGCTACGAGCAGCTGGTCGGCGCATCCAGCCTGAAGCCCGAATTGATCGCCGGGCTGGACATCCTGATCATCCGCGAACTGACGGGTGATATTTATTTTGGCCAGCCGCGTGGTCGCCGTACCGCCGTCGATGGCCACTTCCCCGGTGCCGAGGAAGCCTTCGACACGATGCGCTATTCGCGCCCGGAAATCGAGCGCATCGCGCACGTCGCGTTCCAGGCGGCGCGCAAGCGCAGCAAACGCGTCACCAGCGTGGACAAGGCCAACGTGCTGGAAACCTTCCAGCTCTGGAAGGACGTGGTCACCGAGGTCGGCCGCGAATACCCCGACGTGGCGCTCGACCACATGTACGTGGACAACGCGGCCATGCAACTGGTCAAGGCGCCCAAGAAGTTCGACGTAGTGGTCACCGGCAACATGTTTGGCGACATCCTGTCGGACGAGGCGGCGATGCTGACGGGCTCGATCGGCATGCTGCCCTCGGCCTCGCTGAACGCCAGCAACCAGGGCCTGTACGAACCCAGCCACGGCAGCGCGCCTGACATCGCCGGCCAAGGCATCGCCAATCCATTGGCTACAATATTGTCTGCTGCCATGATGCTCCGCTTTTCACTCAACCAGCCTCAGGCTGCCGACCGTATCGAGTCGGCGGTGAAGGACGTGCTCGTCTCGGGCTTGCGCACCGCGGACATTTATTCCGATGGCACCACCAAGGTGGGAACCCGTGAAATGGGTGACGCGGTGGTCGGTGCCATTACCAAGAAGACAACCAAAGGCTGA
- the leuD gene encoding 3-isopropylmalate dehydratase small subunit: MQKFTVHKGLVAPMDRENVDTDAIIPKQFLKSIRKTGFGPNLFDAWRYLDPGFPGQDPATRRPNPDFVLNQPRYQGASILLARKNFGCGSSREHAPWALDQYGFRAIIAPSYADIFFNNCFKNGLLPIVLSEAQVGQLFDEAAVFPGYTLTVDLARQVVIKPQGEELPFDVQPFRKHCLLGGLDDIGLTLLQSDKIRAFEAQRLAQKPWLAHTTLAQ; the protein is encoded by the coding sequence ATGCAAAAATTTACCGTACACAAGGGCCTGGTGGCGCCGATGGATCGCGAAAACGTCGACACCGACGCGATCATCCCCAAGCAGTTCCTCAAATCCATCCGCAAGACCGGCTTCGGCCCGAATCTGTTCGACGCCTGGCGCTACCTGGACCCCGGTTTTCCCGGCCAGGACCCGGCCACACGCCGGCCGAACCCCGACTTCGTGCTGAACCAGCCACGCTACCAGGGCGCGTCCATCCTGCTGGCGCGCAAGAATTTCGGCTGCGGCTCCTCGCGCGAACACGCCCCCTGGGCGCTGGATCAGTACGGCTTTCGCGCCATCATCGCACCCTCTTACGCCGACATTTTTTTCAACAACTGCTTCAAGAACGGCCTGCTGCCCATCGTGCTGAGCGAGGCGCAGGTCGGCCAGCTGTTTGACGAAGCCGCGGTTTTCCCCGGCTACACGCTGACGGTGGACCTGGCGCGCCAGGTCGTCATCAAGCCGCAGGGCGAAGAGTTGCCGTTCGACGTACAGCCGTTTCGCAAGCATTGCCTGCTGGGCGGCCTTGACGACATTGGCCTGACGCTGCTGCAGTCCGACAAGATCCGGGCCTTCGAAGCCCAGCGTTTGGCACAGAAACCGTGGCTAGCCCATACCACGCTTGCACAGTAA
- a CDS encoding succinate dehydrogenase iron-sulfur subunit: protein MTKRTFQIYRYDPDKDARPYMQTLEVELDGHERMLLDALMKLKAQDPGIAFRRSCREGVCGSDAMNINGKNGLACLTNMRTLKDPIVLKPLPGLPVVRDLIVDMTQFFKQYDSIKPYLINDTVPPEKERLQSPEEREELNGLYECILCASCSTACPSFWWNPDKFVGPAGLLQAYRFLADSRDQGTAERLDNLEDPYRLFRCRTIMNCVDVCPKGLNPSLAINKIKEMMVSRAT, encoded by the coding sequence ATGACCAAGCGCACTTTCCAGATTTACCGCTACGACCCGGACAAGGACGCCCGGCCCTACATGCAGACCCTGGAGGTCGAACTCGACGGCCACGAGCGCATGCTGCTGGACGCCCTGATGAAACTCAAGGCGCAGGATCCCGGCATCGCCTTTCGCCGCTCCTGCCGCGAAGGGGTGTGCGGCTCGGACGCCATGAACATCAATGGCAAGAACGGCCTGGCCTGCCTGACCAATATGCGCACCCTGAAGGACCCGATCGTGCTCAAACCGCTGCCGGGCCTGCCCGTCGTGCGCGACCTGATCGTGGACATGACGCAGTTCTTCAAGCAGTACGACTCGATCAAGCCTTACCTGATCAACGACACCGTGCCGCCCGAGAAGGAGCGCCTGCAAAGTCCCGAAGAGCGCGAAGAACTCAACGGCCTGTACGAGTGCATCCTGTGCGCCAGCTGCTCCACGGCCTGCCCCAGCTTCTGGTGGAATCCCGACAAGTTCGTCGGCCCCGCGGGTCTGCTGCAGGCCTACCGTTTTCTGGCCGACAGTCGCGATCAGGGCACGGCCGAGCGCCTGGACAACCTGGAAGACCCGTACCGCCTGTTCCGCTGCCGCACCATCATGAACTGCGTGGACGTGTGCCCCAAGGGCCTGAACCCGTCTCTGGCCATCAACAAGATCAAGGAAATGATGGTCTCCCGGGCCACCTGA